Proteins from one Pyrobaculum neutrophilum V24Sta genomic window:
- the pcn gene encoding proliferating cell nuclear antigen (pcna) — MSKHVITYLDAKEFAYIVDAVSVLVEEANFVVRSDGLYLRALDPSRTAMVDLSIPKEAFDEFPEVEELRVGVNFKDLKKILRRVKKGDKISMEVEEGRIRIKLVGKSVRSITLPSIEVVGEELPTPKVVYTAMVKTASDVLASAIKDADAVADEVKFEANEEALVIGATSDKGEVEVRLDKNSELVYEFDVKEPASARYSLEYLVDMVGRTSKISDIVTIELATAKPLLLTFDIPAGGKIAYFLAPRVE, encoded by the coding sequence ATGTCTAAACACGTCATAACCTATCTAGATGCCAAGGAATTCGCCTACATCGTCGACGCCGTTTCCGTGTTGGTGGAGGAGGCCAACTTCGTCGTTAGAAGCGACGGTCTCTACTTGAGGGCCTTAGACCCGTCGAGGACCGCCATGGTTGACCTCTCCATACCTAAGGAGGCGTTCGACGAGTTTCCAGAGGTCGAGGAGCTGCGGGTGGGGGTCAACTTCAAGGACCTCAAGAAGATCCTCAGGCGCGTCAAAAAAGGCGACAAGATCTCCATGGAGGTGGAGGAGGGGAGGATAAGGATCAAGCTGGTGGGCAAGTCCGTGAGGTCGATAACCCTGCCCTCGATAGAGGTGGTGGGGGAGGAGCTCCCAACGCCTAAGGTGGTGTATACGGCGATGGTGAAAACCGCAAGCGACGTCTTAGCTTCGGCGATAAAAGACGCAGACGCCGTGGCGGACGAGGTGAAGTTCGAGGCTAACGAGGAGGCGCTGGTGATAGGGGCGACGAGCGACAAGGGAGAGGTGGAGGTGAGGCTCGACAAAAACAGCGAGCTGGTCTACGAGTTCGACGTGAAGGAGCCGGCGTCTGCCAGGTACTCGCTGGAGTACCTCGTGGACATGGTGGGGAGGACGTCGAAGATCAGCGACATAGTGACCATCGAGCTTGCCACAGCCAAGCCGCTGTTGCTCACCTTCGACATACCGGCCGGCGGCAAGATAGCCTACTTCCTAGCCCCAAGGGTGGAGTGA
- a CDS encoding transcription factor S: MRFCPNDRSLLVPVKRGDKTVLRCPKCGYEEEASGDVKSRYQSKAAVENKNPVIVVADNPVNLPKAKTRGCPKCGHDEAYVWVQQTRAADEPPTRFYRCTKCGHTWREYE; encoded by the coding sequence ATGAGGTTCTGCCCAAACGACAGAAGCCTCCTCGTCCCCGTGAAAAGAGGAGATAAGACGGTGCTCAGGTGTCCCAAATGCGGCTACGAGGAGGAGGCATCCGGAGACGTAAAAAGCAGGTACCAGAGCAAGGCCGCCGTGGAGAACAAAAACCCGGTGATAGTGGTTGCGGACAACCCGGTGAACCTACCCAAGGCGAAGACCAGGGGTTGCCCCAAGTGCGGCCACGACGAGGCCTACGTTTGGGTCCAGCAGACGAGGGCGGCGGACGAGCCCCCCACCAGGTTCTACAGATGCACAAAGTGCGGCCACACCTGGCGGGAGTACGAATAA
- a CDS encoding 50S ribosomal protein L44e, with translation MKFPKAVNMYCPRCNTYTKHNVSNYHAGQRRTLAEGQRRYERKLKGYGSTPKPKQKRFAKVNKKVTLVFTCSKCGYKTVKSLGRMKKVELV, from the coding sequence ATGAAGTTTCCCAAGGCCGTCAACATGTACTGCCCCCGTTGCAACACATATACGAAACACAACGTGTCTAACTACCACGCCGGCCAGAGGCGCACGCTTGCCGAGGGTCAGAGGAGGTATGAGAGGAAGCTAAAGGGCTACGGCTCCACCCCCAAGCCGAAGCAGAAGCGCTTCGCCAAGGTGAACAAGAAGGTGACCCTCGTCTTTACATGTAGCAAGTGCGGCTACAAAACCGTGAAGAGCCTCGGCAGGATGAAGAAGGTGGAGCTGGTCTAG
- a CDS encoding 30S ribosomal protein S27e produces MPARFGKTLIPQPRSRFIKVRCPDCGNEQVTFSHAAMVVRCLVCGRVLAQPTGGKARLAGHVIKVLE; encoded by the coding sequence ATGCCCGCCAGATTCGGCAAAACCCTAATCCCGCAGCCCCGCTCCAGGTTCATAAAGGTGAGGTGCCCAGACTGCGGCAACGAGCAGGTGACCTTCTCCCACGCCGCCATGGTGGTCCGCTGCCTAGTCTGCGGCAGAGTCCTCGCCCAGCCCACTGGCGGGAAGGCGAGGCTCGCCGGACACGTCATAAAGGTCCTAGAGTAG
- the priS gene encoding DNA primase catalytic subunit PriS, whose amino-acid sequence MIVEVFFRNYYRNYAKFDVDAVEKREFAFQPFGGGMVRHKAFKSVEELRRFAVEKTPRHMYHSSAYYERPDEGDMERKGWLGADLIFDIDGDHLDTEACRESKLVSIACLNDAREEANKLLDVLTRELGLKPRRIVFSGNRGFHVHVADEEVLALGARERRELVNYLKAAGFDPTRFAAKLGRRKVLLYEEEVEGNLLRIRQGVEDPRALKVEIDEVVTQDIHRLIRLPGSLNGKTGLAALPLTQQDLEKDAGEIVEKAVAFRKGNLKVRFTKDLRGPVLFDRIDAGEGDVKVLPAYLAIYLELQDFGKIYD is encoded by the coding sequence GTGATAGTCGAGGTCTTTTTCCGCAACTACTACAGGAACTACGCCAAGTTCGACGTAGACGCGGTGGAGAAGAGGGAGTTCGCCTTCCAGCCCTTCGGAGGGGGGATGGTGAGGCACAAGGCCTTCAAGTCGGTGGAGGAGCTGCGGAGGTTCGCCGTTGAGAAAACGCCGAGGCACATGTACCACTCCTCCGCCTACTACGAGAGGCCGGACGAGGGAGATATGGAGCGCAAGGGCTGGCTGGGGGCGGATCTGATCTTCGACATAGACGGCGACCACCTCGACACGGAGGCGTGTAGAGAGAGCAAGCTCGTGTCCATCGCCTGTCTAAACGACGCGCGGGAGGAGGCCAACAAGCTCCTCGACGTCTTGACCAGGGAGCTGGGGCTGAAGCCCAGGCGCATAGTCTTCTCCGGCAACCGCGGATTCCACGTCCACGTCGCCGACGAGGAGGTGCTGGCGCTGGGCGCTAGGGAGAGGAGGGAGCTGGTCAACTACCTAAAGGCAGCCGGCTTCGACCCCACCCGCTTCGCCGCCAAGCTTGGGAGGAGGAAGGTGCTCCTCTACGAGGAGGAGGTCGAGGGCAACCTCCTCAGGATTAGGCAGGGGGTGGAGGACCCCAGGGCGTTGAAGGTGGAGATAGACGAGGTGGTCACCCAGGACATCCACAGGCTTATCCGGTTGCCAGGCTCCCTAAACGGCAAGACGGGCCTCGCGGCGCTCCCCCTAACCCAGCAGGACCTGGAGAAAGACGCCGGCGAGATAGTGGAGAAGGCGGTCGCGTTTAGGAAGGGCAACCTAAAGGTGAGGTTCACCAAGGACCTGAGGGGGCCCGTCCTCTTCGACAGGATCGACGCCGGGGAGGGAGACGTCAAGGTCCTCCCCGCATATCTAGCAATATATTTAGAGCTGCAGGACTTCGGCAAGATATATGATTGA
- a CDS encoding translation initiation factor IF-2 subunit alpha — MRLSRKELPDVGEVVIGTVKKIAEHGAYIYLDEYELEAFAPTQEIIQSWFHSIRDYVKEGNKTVFKVISVNPRMRVVEVSLKRVRVDEKEKKLLLYRHKVRVLKMLEIAMKKLGRPPEEALKTLWYLEEQFGDPFKVFEEVVKTGPHVLDDLELDPQLKEQIAELARQQVEIPPTKISGIIKAVSVEGDGAERIKAALGELAKALHEKYPGVSAKIYVVGPPRYRVDLVGQAPKQVEAAFTELANILQTLQKKHKVIATVQRLE; from the coding sequence ATGAGGCTTTCGAGGAAGGAGCTCCCAGACGTGGGCGAGGTGGTGATAGGGACCGTCAAGAAGATAGCTGAACACGGGGCCTACATCTACCTCGACGAGTACGAGCTGGAGGCCTTCGCCCCAACCCAGGAGATCATACAGTCTTGGTTCCACTCCATCAGGGACTACGTGAAGGAGGGCAACAAGACTGTGTTTAAGGTAATCAGCGTAAACCCGAGGATGAGGGTCGTGGAGGTTTCGCTGAAGCGCGTCCGCGTCGACGAGAAGGAGAAGAAGCTCCTGCTCTACCGCCACAAGGTCAGGGTGCTCAAGATGCTCGAGATAGCCATGAAGAAGCTAGGCAGGCCCCCCGAGGAGGCGCTCAAGACGCTGTGGTACCTGGAGGAGCAGTTCGGAGACCCCTTCAAGGTGTTTGAAGAGGTGGTGAAGACGGGTCCCCACGTCCTCGACGACCTGGAGCTGGACCCCCAGCTCAAGGAGCAGATCGCGGAGCTCGCGAGGCAGCAGGTGGAGATACCCCCCACCAAGATATCCGGCATAATAAAGGCCGTCAGCGTCGAGGGAGACGGGGCGGAGCGGATAAAAGCCGCCCTGGGGGAGCTGGCGAAAGCCCTACATGAGAAGTACCCCGGCGTCTCCGCGAAGATATACGTCGTGGGGCCCCCGAGGTACCGCGTAGACCTCGTGGGCCAGGCGCCTAAGCAGGTGGAGGCCGCCTTCACAGAGCTGGCCAACATACTACAGACGTTGCAGAAGAAGCACAAGGTGATAGCCACGGTGCAGCGCCTAGAATGA
- a CDS encoding RNA-protein complex protein Nop10: MRSLLRRCTKCGAYTLSKERCPRCGGPVKVPHPPKYSPEDKYQRYRILQKLSTGALPVREETKERILKDLLGGP; encoded by the coding sequence ATGAGGTCGCTCCTGAGGCGCTGCACAAAATGCGGGGCCTACACGCTGTCTAAGGAGAGGTGCCCCAGGTGCGGAGGCCCCGTCAAGGTGCCGCACCCGCCCAAGTACTCGCCGGAGGATAAATACCAGAGGTATAGAATCCTGCAGAAGCTGTCGACGGGCGCCCTCCCCGTCAGAGAGGAGACAAAGGAGAGAATTCTGAAAGACCTCCTCGGGGGGCCCTAG